A genomic stretch from Longibacter salinarum includes:
- the recG gene encoding ATP-dependent DNA helicase RecG: MSDDFLQESVRYLKGVGERRAEVWDDQFGVRTVRDLLHFYPRRYLDRSTITPVGQLRESSDPVTVVGTVRAKDIVPGKRSKRFELILEGERGAKMKCTWFQGIWFIPKVFEVGERVAFHGKVQKYGRWFSMTHPDYDKLEGESALLDTGRIVALYPGSEAMDKVGLNSRSIRRVVYNLFKEHGLKLEEPLPDWMTDRFELMEGRVALRAIHFPKSQSELSRARTRLKFEELFYIQLLLADMRQSRSEIAGPMFDEPGDYTRQFVREVLPFELTGAQKRALKDVIADTQTGTQMNRLVQGDVGSGKTVVAVAAMMHALDSGYQSAFMAPTEILAEQHYTNLRKYLNPLGIEPRLLIGSQSKSEREEALRAVRSADAPVAVGTHALIQEEVQFDRLGLAIVDEQHRFGVAQRATIFDKGDRPHMLLMTATPIPRSLAMTLYGDLDVSIMDEMPAGRKPVKTVLRAEKRRGEVYAFVQDQLEKGQQAYVVYPLVEESEKVDLKDAVSGYEKLQKQFSNHTVGLVHGQMKSDEKDATMRRFKNGEIDLLVSTTVIEVGVDVANATLMIIEHAERFGLSQLHQLRGRVGRSDIQSYCILMAGYKRSAEAKERLQAMVDTNDGFEISERDLQIRGAGDFFGTRQSGLPDLKIADITEDEDLIEEAREGAQELVERDPELDAPEHSRIRDRYDAEYRPRQDSFARVG; encoded by the coding sequence ATGAGCGACGACTTTCTCCAGGAATCGGTCCGCTATCTGAAAGGCGTGGGGGAGCGTCGGGCGGAGGTTTGGGACGATCAGTTTGGGGTTCGGACGGTCCGCGACCTCCTTCATTTCTATCCGCGTCGCTACCTCGATCGCTCGACCATTACGCCCGTCGGGCAACTCCGTGAAAGCAGCGACCCTGTCACGGTCGTGGGGACGGTCCGCGCCAAGGATATCGTTCCGGGCAAGCGGTCCAAGCGCTTCGAACTCATCCTTGAAGGGGAGCGAGGCGCAAAGATGAAATGCACCTGGTTTCAGGGCATCTGGTTTATTCCGAAGGTCTTCGAGGTGGGTGAACGCGTCGCGTTCCACGGCAAAGTGCAGAAGTACGGCCGGTGGTTTTCGATGACGCACCCGGACTACGACAAATTGGAGGGTGAGAGCGCTCTGCTCGACACCGGCCGGATCGTGGCGCTGTACCCGGGCAGCGAGGCGATGGACAAGGTCGGTCTCAACAGCCGCAGCATCCGCCGCGTGGTGTACAACCTGTTCAAGGAGCACGGTCTGAAGCTCGAGGAACCGCTACCGGACTGGATGACGGACCGGTTTGAACTCATGGAGGGGCGAGTCGCGCTCCGGGCCATTCACTTCCCGAAGTCGCAGTCAGAGCTATCCCGCGCCCGCACTCGCCTGAAGTTTGAGGAGCTCTTCTACATCCAGCTACTTCTGGCGGACATGCGCCAGTCCCGTAGCGAGATCGCGGGGCCGATGTTCGACGAGCCGGGCGACTACACGCGCCAGTTCGTCCGCGAGGTTTTGCCCTTCGAGTTGACCGGAGCGCAGAAGCGGGCGCTCAAAGACGTGATTGCCGACACGCAGACCGGCACACAGATGAACCGGCTGGTCCAGGGCGACGTGGGAAGCGGAAAGACCGTCGTTGCCGTCGCGGCCATGATGCATGCGCTCGACAGCGGCTATCAGAGCGCGTTTATGGCACCGACGGAGATCCTCGCGGAGCAGCACTACACCAACCTGCGCAAGTATCTGAACCCGCTTGGTATCGAGCCGCGCCTTCTGATCGGGAGCCAGTCCAAGAGCGAGCGAGAAGAGGCGCTTCGGGCCGTTCGCTCCGCAGATGCGCCCGTGGCCGTGGGTACGCACGCGCTCATCCAGGAGGAGGTGCAGTTCGACCGGCTCGGTCTTGCCATCGTTGACGAGCAGCACCGGTTCGGTGTGGCGCAGCGGGCGACCATCTTCGACAAGGGCGACCGTCCGCACATGCTGCTGATGACGGCAACGCCCATCCCGCGCTCCCTTGCGATGACGCTCTACGGCGATCTCGATGTGTCGATCATGGACGAGATGCCGGCCGGGCGCAAGCCGGTGAAAACGGTGCTTCGCGCCGAGAAGCGGCGCGGCGAGGTCTACGCCTTCGTCCAGGACCAGCTGGAGAAGGGGCAGCAGGCGTACGTCGTCTATCCGCTCGTAGAGGAGAGTGAAAAGGTCGACCTGAAGGACGCCGTCAGCGGCTACGAGAAGCTGCAGAAGCAGTTTTCAAATCACACTGTCGGGCTCGTCCACGGTCAGATGAAGTCCGACGAGAAGGACGCCACGATGCGCCGGTTCAAGAACGGAGAGATCGACCTGCTCGTGTCTACGACGGTGATCGAGGTGGGCGTGGATGTCGCCAACGCGACGCTCATGATCATTGAGCACGCCGAGCGATTTGGTCTCAGCCAGCTGCACCAGCTCCGCGGACGCGTCGGGCGAAGCGACATTCAGAGCTATTGCATCCTCATGGCCGGCTACAAGCGGTCGGCCGAGGCGAAGGAGCGTCTGCAGGCGATGGTCGATACGAACGACGGCTTCGAGATCAGCGAGCGCGACCTGCAGATCCGCGGCGCCGGCGACTTCTTCGGCACGCGCCAGAGCGGTCTGCCGGACCTGAAGATCGCCGACATCACGGAAGACGAGGATCTGATCGAGGAGGCGCGGGAGGGCGCGCAGGAACTCGTCGAACGCGACCCCGAGCTCGATGCACCGGAGCACAGCCGCATCCGAGACCGATACGACGCGGAGTACCGCCCACGCCAGGATTCTTTCGCCCGGGTGGGGTGA
- a CDS encoding M42 family metallopeptidase, which translates to MTNDAKTFLFDLLDTPSPTGFEATGQRVWADYVRRFADDVQSDAYGTAWATLTGADDDSPSVMFDGHVDEIGYMISHITDEGFLHVNRIGGSDRAIARGQRVRILGNDGAVLGVVGNTAIHLRDKDDNSIPEVHELFVDIGASSADEVKERGLRVGHPMVMDVAPADLTDTRITGRAIDNRLGGFIIAQALERLAESPPAWTVHAANSVQEEIGGHGAQMITHRLNPDAAIVFDVTHSTDSPGIDAAKHSNIKIGKGPTVTHGTSNHPDLVDRVIEVAEANDIPLQHEPSSRRTGTDTDSIFKTRRGVPSVLLSVPLRYMHSTVEVVDTEDIEHCIQLYVEVTRSLQADEQFHVSI; encoded by the coding sequence ATGACGAACGACGCGAAAACGTTTCTCTTCGACCTTCTCGACACTCCAAGCCCGACGGGCTTCGAAGCCACCGGCCAGCGCGTCTGGGCCGACTACGTCCGTCGGTTTGCTGATGACGTGCAGAGCGACGCCTACGGTACGGCCTGGGCAACCCTGACGGGTGCCGACGACGACAGTCCATCGGTCATGTTCGATGGACATGTCGACGAGATCGGCTACATGATCAGCCACATCACGGACGAAGGATTCTTGCACGTCAACCGTATCGGCGGCTCCGACCGTGCGATCGCTCGAGGCCAGCGGGTGCGCATCCTCGGTAATGACGGCGCGGTCCTGGGCGTCGTTGGCAACACGGCCATTCACCTGCGCGACAAAGACGACAACTCCATTCCGGAGGTGCACGAACTGTTCGTTGACATCGGAGCCTCCAGCGCGGACGAAGTCAAGGAACGGGGTCTGCGCGTCGGCCATCCAATGGTCATGGACGTGGCTCCCGCCGACCTCACCGACACCCGCATCACCGGCCGTGCCATCGATAACCGCCTCGGCGGATTCATTATTGCGCAGGCGCTCGAGCGTCTGGCGGAGAGCCCGCCCGCATGGACCGTGCACGCGGCCAACTCGGTGCAGGAGGAGATCGGCGGCCACGGTGCCCAGATGATCACGCACCGCCTGAACCCGGATGCTGCGATCGTCTTTGACGTGACGCACTCGACGGACTCGCCCGGCATCGACGCTGCAAAGCACAGCAATATCAAGATCGGCAAGGGCCCGACCGTCACGCACGGCACCTCAAATCACCCGGACCTGGTCGACCGCGTCATCGAGGTGGCCGAAGCGAACGACATTCCGCTGCAACACGAGCCTAGCTCTCGGCGCACGGGAACGGACACCGACTCGATCTTCAAGACGCGGCGCGGCGTGCCGAGCGTTCTGCTGTCCGTTCCGCTTCGGTACATGCACTCCACCGTCGAGGTCGTCGACACGGAGGATATCGAGCACTGCATCCAGCTCTACGTGGAGGTCACGCGCTCGCTACAGGCCGATGAGCAGTTCCACGTCTCGATTTAG
- a CDS encoding response regulator transcription factor, which translates to MPKTTDRNYQMLIVEDDPDILMGLEEYFELEGYDVDTAEDGVDALDKMEEMDECDVVLLDVMLPKKDGFEVLRESQEMGFSAPVLMITARGEQESKLKGFGLGADDYITKPFNVEELAARVKAILQRTMPPSEAPMDVYEIGDVEVNFTTHEAYRGDEKINFTALEFDILRYLIQHEGRTVTRKQLLRDVWGIDENIITRTIDRHMASVRKKIEPDPSAPTYIETVYGIGYRFEDK; encoded by the coding sequence ATGCCGAAGACGACGGATCGCAATTACCAGATGCTCATTGTTGAGGATGACCCCGACATCCTCATGGGTCTGGAGGAGTATTTCGAGCTCGAAGGCTACGATGTCGATACCGCCGAGGATGGCGTCGACGCCCTCGACAAAATGGAGGAGATGGACGAATGCGATGTCGTCCTCCTGGATGTGATGTTGCCGAAGAAAGACGGCTTCGAGGTCCTCCGTGAGTCGCAGGAAATGGGTTTCAGCGCGCCCGTTCTCATGATCACGGCCCGGGGCGAGCAAGAGTCAAAGCTGAAGGGATTCGGGCTCGGCGCAGACGACTACATCACGAAGCCGTTCAACGTCGAAGAACTCGCGGCTCGGGTCAAAGCGATTCTGCAGCGGACCATGCCGCCGTCGGAGGCCCCGATGGACGTCTACGAGATCGGCGATGTAGAGGTGAACTTCACGACCCACGAGGCCTACCGTGGCGACGAGAAGATTAACTTCACCGCTCTCGAGTTCGACATCCTTCGCTACCTGATCCAGCACGAGGGCCGCACCGTGACGCGGAAGCAGCTGCTCCGGGATGTTTGGGGGATCGACGAAAACATCATCACCCGGACGATCGACCGTCACATGGCGTCGGTCCGAAAGAAGATCGAGCCGGACCCGTCGGCGCCCACGTACATCGAAACCGTGTACGGCATCGGGTATCGTTTCGAGGATAAGTAG
- the mnmA gene encoding tRNA 2-thiouridine(34) synthase MnmA produces MSSKGRVLVAMSGGVDSSVTAVLLAEQGYDVVGITMKTWDYSTSGGRSDKEVGCCTLESMNDARAIALKHDFTHFIVDIREEFGDWVINRFTNDYLAGRTPNPCVLCNTHIKWAALLRRADDLDCEYIATGHYARVRHDEESGRYLLQRGKDRNKDQSYALWGLPQEHLSRSIFPLGEYTKPEIRQMASDFGLDRVAQKPDSYEICFIPDNDYGRFLKDRVDGLEEEVSGGDFVLKDGTVVGQHEGYPFYTIGQRRGLDLALGHRVYVTHINPDTNTITVGPKEDLMQQTLTAREINLVKKPSIDEEQPAWGSIRYNDDGAGCLVWQPDDDTLKVAFAEPRRAITAGQSVVLYEGDDVLGGGWIHEVGSDPDATERVPQVDVLESDVGILS; encoded by the coding sequence ATGAGCAGCAAGGGACGCGTACTGGTCGCGATGAGTGGCGGCGTGGACTCGTCGGTGACGGCGGTTCTCCTGGCCGAGCAGGGCTACGATGTGGTCGGGATTACCATGAAGACATGGGACTACTCGACCAGTGGGGGGCGAAGTGACAAGGAAGTCGGCTGCTGCACGCTGGAGTCGATGAATGATGCTCGCGCAATTGCGCTGAAGCACGACTTCACGCATTTCATCGTCGACATCCGGGAAGAGTTCGGCGACTGGGTCATCAACCGGTTCACGAACGACTATCTCGCCGGCCGGACACCGAACCCATGCGTTCTGTGCAACACGCATATCAAGTGGGCCGCCCTTCTCCGACGCGCCGACGATCTCGACTGCGAGTACATCGCGACAGGGCACTATGCTCGCGTTCGTCACGATGAAGAGTCGGGGCGCTACCTCCTCCAGCGAGGGAAAGACAGAAATAAAGACCAGAGTTACGCGCTCTGGGGCCTTCCGCAGGAGCACCTGTCCCGCTCGATCTTCCCACTGGGCGAATACACGAAGCCCGAGATTCGCCAGATGGCATCCGATTTCGGTCTCGACCGCGTGGCCCAGAAGCCCGACTCGTACGAAATCTGCTTTATCCCCGATAACGACTACGGTCGGTTTCTGAAAGATCGGGTGGACGGCCTGGAGGAAGAGGTAAGCGGAGGTGACTTCGTCCTGAAGGATGGAACGGTCGTTGGCCAACACGAGGGGTATCCGTTTTACACCATCGGGCAACGCCGTGGGCTTGACCTCGCACTCGGCCACCGCGTGTACGTGACGCACATCAACCCCGACACGAATACGATCACCGTCGGGCCGAAGGAAGACCTGATGCAGCAAACGCTGACGGCGCGTGAGATCAACCTGGTCAAGAAGCCATCGATTGACGAAGAGCAGCCAGCCTGGGGCTCCATCCGATATAATGATGATGGTGCCGGATGCCTGGTGTGGCAACCGGATGATGATACCCTCAAAGTGGCGTTCGCTGAACCGCGGCGCGCTATTACCGCCGGGCAGTCGGTCGTGTTGTACGAGGGCGATGATGTTCTTGGCGGGGGGTGGATCCACGAGGTCGGCTCGGACCCCGATGCGACGGAGCGCGTCCCGCAGGTCGATGTCCTGGAATCCGATGTCGGCATCCTGAGCTAA
- a CDS encoding RidA family protein, with the protein MSSSSSTRTSRTTVKTPLAPAAIGPYSQGILVDNTLYVSGQIAIDPETGSMISGSVEEETERVLENLGAVLHAASMDFENVVRCEVFLTDVNDYAQVNEVYARYFNETPPARQAVQVAALPRNARVEVSCIAVR; encoded by the coding sequence ATGTCCAGTTCGTCTTCAACGCGTACGTCTCGTACGACTGTGAAAACGCCGCTCGCCCCGGCCGCGATCGGTCCGTACAGCCAGGGAATTCTGGTGGATAACACACTGTATGTGTCCGGTCAGATCGCCATCGATCCGGAAACCGGTAGCATGATTTCGGGCTCCGTAGAGGAGGAGACCGAGCGTGTTCTCGAGAACCTGGGTGCCGTCCTCCATGCAGCCAGTATGGACTTCGAGAACGTCGTCCGGTGTGAGGTTTTCCTGACCGACGTGAACGACTACGCGCAGGTCAACGAAGTCTACGCTCGGTACTTCAACGAGACCCCGCCGGCTCGTCAGGCCGTGCAGGTCGCCGCCCTTCCGCGCAACGCACGCGTGGAAGTCAGCTGTATCGCTGTACGGTAA
- the zapE gene encoding AFG1/ZapE family ATPase: MLSLPDRFSDATFSSYRAKTSSQEEAVRAVRRFVENAQTVPTLGQRMRRLFSQSSRQSKGLYLVGPVGTGKTHLLASAYHALTPDVPCGFLHSNALFRLTEHPARFAERVADRCEVLCLDEIEIDDAANEARLVLVLQTLEQRGVRLLATSNVEPEQFLSNKVGPGRFRRFLRETFREQYDVLFVGGEDYRRSQKKKRPGSGWIGPEQTADEAIRAAYESDEKQALWLPFSELRRKTTETPHPVLMRALMEAQSLYVPGIQIHDTDDALRLLRVIDDLYLAPDAPDVHFSAAHPPEEWFDRDAHAGIAQAIAEKFERTVSRIYDMCDVNQLDAT, from the coding sequence ATGCTCTCACTTCCGGATCGTTTTTCCGACGCGACCTTCTCGTCGTATCGAGCGAAAACGTCGAGTCAGGAGGAAGCCGTTCGTGCCGTCCGTCGGTTTGTGGAAAATGCGCAAACCGTGCCTACGCTCGGGCAGCGAATGCGGCGATTGTTCTCCCAGTCAAGCCGTCAGTCAAAGGGGCTCTACCTCGTCGGCCCCGTTGGAACGGGCAAGACGCACCTGCTGGCGTCGGCGTACCACGCCCTTACCCCGGACGTGCCCTGCGGATTTCTGCACTCGAACGCGCTCTTTCGCCTCACGGAGCACCCGGCGCGGTTCGCGGAACGTGTAGCCGATCGCTGTGAGGTACTGTGCCTCGACGAAATCGAGATCGACGATGCTGCCAACGAGGCACGACTGGTGTTGGTACTGCAGACGCTGGAGCAGCGCGGCGTTCGTCTACTGGCGACGAGCAATGTCGAACCCGAACAGTTTCTGTCAAACAAGGTGGGGCCGGGCCGATTCCGCCGGTTTCTCCGGGAAACGTTCCGCGAGCAGTACGATGTGCTGTTCGTCGGCGGAGAAGACTACCGACGGTCACAGAAAAAGAAGCGACCGGGGAGCGGGTGGATCGGGCCAGAGCAGACTGCGGACGAAGCCATTCGCGCGGCATACGAGTCCGACGAAAAACAGGCGCTATGGCTGCCCTTTTCAGAGCTGCGGCGGAAGACGACCGAGACGCCGCATCCTGTGCTCATGCGGGCGCTGATGGAGGCGCAGTCTCTCTATGTGCCTGGAATTCAGATTCACGACACGGACGACGCACTCCGGCTTCTACGGGTGATTGATGATCTGTACCTCGCCCCGGATGCTCCTGACGTTCACTTCAGCGCCGCCCATCCGCCGGAGGAGTGGTTCGACCGCGACGCGCACGCGGGCATCGCGCAGGCCATTGCCGAGAAGTTCGAGCGTACCGTCTCACGGATCTACGACATGTGCGACGTCAATCAGCTCGACGCAACCTAG
- a CDS encoding response regulator transcription factor, whose amino-acid sequence MKQEKNAPYILVVEDDSELSTSLMLFLESEGYRVKLAEDGESGREEATRLPGYDLIVLDAKLPDKSGFQVLRQARTEGVQTPVLMLTGLGDHEHKMRGFHLGADDYLTKPFATEELLARIEALLRREAQAHEEGGVFHVGGLDVDLNEHTVTRDGSSVSLTDLEQSLLEYLLRRRGRTATREQILRDVWDLPAEVETRTIDRHVNALRDVMDGTDEKSWAIQSVYGIGYKLVGAERSSASPAATA is encoded by the coding sequence ATGAAACAAGAAAAGAACGCTCCATACATTCTCGTTGTCGAAGACGACAGCGAACTCAGCACCTCGCTTATGCTCTTTCTAGAGTCCGAGGGGTATCGCGTCAAACTTGCCGAAGACGGTGAGTCCGGTCGTGAAGAGGCTACGCGCCTCCCCGGCTACGACCTGATCGTTCTCGACGCCAAACTGCCGGATAAGAGCGGGTTTCAGGTTCTTCGCCAGGCGCGCACCGAAGGCGTGCAGACTCCTGTTCTGATGCTTACGGGACTCGGCGATCACGAGCACAAGATGCGCGGCTTCCACCTTGGAGCCGATGATTACCTGACCAAGCCGTTCGCTACGGAAGAACTGCTGGCACGGATCGAGGCTCTCCTGCGTCGCGAGGCGCAGGCGCATGAGGAAGGCGGCGTGTTCCACGTTGGTGGACTCGATGTTGACCTCAACGAGCATACCGTCACACGGGACGGATCGAGCGTCAGCTTGACCGATCTGGAGCAGTCGCTGCTTGAGTATTTGCTCCGCCGCCGCGGTCGTACCGCCACGCGCGAACAGATTCTTCGCGATGTGTGGGACCTTCCCGCCGAGGTGGAGACGCGTACCATCGACCGCCATGTCAACGCCCTCCGCGACGTTATGGATGGCACCGACGAAAAGTCGTGGGCGATTCAGAGCGTGTATGGTATTGGCTATAAACTGGTCGGTGCCGAGCGCTCCAGCGCCAGTCCTGCCGCCACAGCATGA
- a CDS encoding RtcB family protein, with translation MDRKDLTRIDDYTWEIPQSFREGMRVPIRILANEELVDDIITGEAIEQAVQTAHLPGLVGHLVVMPDVYSGQGAPVGIVAASKYPAGAIAPGAIGHDINTGVRLLGSSIKRADADDLMDELADKLHEFIPCGVDAEGSLQLSKSEIDHVAQSGAQWALRKDMAKQDDLVRAEEGGRLNEANPSKVSETARALGAQQLGTLGGGEHFIEISYVDEVFNRAAAITMGLKEGRLTAQIHCGSRGYGRQVCADYIERFQDVADKYDAHPPNPNLAFVPLDASEAEDYMGAMRAAANYAYANRQVLAHRVREAFDEVIEGGGDSLRTVYDVAHNLGQVEMHEVEGKHMRCYVHRKGAARAFGPGTPGISLPYRALGQPVIVPGSMGETSWVMLATRDAMSKSFGSACHGAGRTMSRHEASYQGEAILDDQLENRGVRVRSGDTSTSGGVQLKENIDAVVDTVSGAGLAGKVARLKPLAVVHG, from the coding sequence ATGGATCGGAAAGACTTGACGCGGATCGACGACTACACGTGGGAAATCCCCCAGTCTTTCCGTGAGGGTATGCGCGTCCCGATCCGGATTCTCGCCAACGAGGAGCTGGTCGACGACATCATCACCGGCGAAGCCATCGAACAGGCGGTTCAGACGGCCCATCTTCCGGGCCTTGTCGGTCACCTCGTGGTGATGCCGGATGTCTACTCCGGTCAGGGTGCGCCCGTAGGCATTGTGGCGGCGTCGAAATATCCTGCTGGAGCGATTGCTCCCGGCGCCATCGGTCACGACATCAACACCGGTGTCCGCCTCCTCGGGTCGAGCATCAAGCGGGCAGACGCGGACGACCTGATGGATGAGCTCGCCGACAAGCTCCACGAGTTCATCCCGTGTGGAGTGGACGCCGAGGGCTCCCTTCAGCTGAGCAAGAGTGAGATTGACCACGTCGCGCAGTCCGGCGCGCAGTGGGCACTGCGGAAGGATATGGCCAAGCAGGATGACCTGGTTCGGGCCGAAGAGGGAGGACGCCTGAACGAAGCCAACCCGTCGAAAGTCAGTGAAACGGCCCGCGCGCTCGGCGCCCAGCAACTCGGCACACTCGGAGGCGGTGAGCACTTCATCGAGATCAGCTACGTCGATGAAGTCTTCAACCGCGCCGCGGCCATCACGATGGGCCTCAAGGAAGGCCGTCTCACGGCTCAGATCCACTGCGGCTCTCGTGGATACGGCCGCCAGGTCTGCGCCGACTACATCGAGCGCTTCCAGGACGTTGCAGACAAGTACGACGCCCACCCGCCGAACCCGAACCTTGCGTTCGTCCCCCTGGACGCGTCGGAGGCGGAGGACTACATGGGTGCAATGCGAGCCGCGGCCAATTACGCATATGCCAATCGCCAGGTGCTCGCTCATCGCGTGCGCGAAGCCTTCGACGAGGTCATCGAGGGGGGCGGCGACAGTCTGCGCACCGTGTACGACGTAGCACACAACCTCGGCCAGGTCGAGATGCACGAGGTGGAAGGAAAGCACATGCGCTGCTACGTCCACAGGAAAGGTGCTGCTCGCGCCTTCGGTCCCGGCACGCCCGGCATTTCGCTCCCGTACCGCGCGCTCGGCCAGCCGGTCATCGTTCCGGGCAGCATGGGAGAAACGTCGTGGGTCATGCTCGCAACGCGCGATGCCATGTCGAAGAGCTTCGGTAGCGCCTGTCATGGTGCCGGCCGCACGATGAGCCGCCACGAAGCCAGCTATCAGGGTGAGGCGATACTGGACGACCAGCTCGAGAACCGCGGCGTCCGCGTCCGGTCGGGCGATACCTCCACCTCCGGCGGCGTACAGCTCAAAGAAAATATCGATGCCGTGGTCGACACGGTCTCCGGTGCGGGCCTTGCCGGCAAGGTCGCCCGACTCAAGCCGCTTGCCGTCGTCCACGGATAG
- a CDS encoding Fic family protein, whose translation MSDQRSGRARRVTMPCQWYEVFIPAPLPPDPPLSFSANDVQAMEEAKESLDHLAISLETTPEVHSPLRLEEAAASCRLDGLEVSTEELAATIGEDDVSDDMREAAGYVDALQYIEEQIRDGYPVTLRMLRDVHARLLPSERGRGKLPGSFRRQQTWVGGASPVEAEFVPPAPDDIMDVMGPLERFLNDQPVETTPLVKAALGSAQLHMTQPFLTANGRMSRLVVIMVLLASDLLSTAALPLSRTIEDHREEHDEALRAVRTEGAWEDWVRHLTRMISEAAERAMKS comes from the coding sequence ATGTCCGACCAACGCTCCGGCCGCGCCCGCCGCGTGACCATGCCCTGCCAGTGGTACGAGGTTTTCATCCCTGCGCCACTTCCTCCCGACCCGCCGTTATCGTTTTCGGCCAACGACGTGCAGGCGATGGAGGAAGCAAAGGAATCTCTTGACCATTTGGCAATCAGCCTCGAAACCACTCCGGAGGTGCATTCTCCCCTTCGCCTGGAGGAAGCCGCGGCCTCGTGCCGGTTGGACGGGCTAGAGGTGTCCACCGAGGAGCTTGCGGCAACGATCGGCGAGGACGACGTGAGCGACGATATGCGAGAGGCGGCCGGATATGTAGACGCGCTCCAGTATATCGAAGAGCAGATCCGAGACGGGTACCCGGTCACCCTCCGGATGCTTCGCGACGTTCATGCTCGACTGCTTCCGAGCGAGCGAGGTCGGGGCAAGCTCCCGGGCTCGTTCCGTCGGCAACAAACGTGGGTTGGCGGAGCGTCGCCGGTCGAGGCCGAATTTGTGCCTCCAGCGCCGGACGACATCATGGACGTGATGGGACCGCTCGAGCGTTTCCTGAACGATCAGCCTGTGGAAACGACACCTCTTGTGAAGGCGGCGCTGGGATCGGCGCAGCTGCACATGACACAGCCGTTTCTGACTGCGAACGGTCGAATGTCCCGCCTGGTCGTAATTATGGTTTTACTCGCCAGCGACCTTCTCTCCACGGCAGCTCTTCCACTCAGTCGGACGATTGAGGACCACCGTGAAGAACATGACGAAGCGCTCCGGGCGGTCCGCACCGAAGGCGCCTGGGAGGACTGGGTCCGGCACCTGACTCGCATGATATCGGAAGCGGCCGAGCGGGCAATGAAGTCATAA